In a genomic window of Bordetella petrii:
- the metK gene encoding methionine adenosyltransferase has protein sequence MANNDFLFTSESVSEGHPDKVADQISDAILDAIFTQDPNARVAAETLCNTGLVVLAGEITTTANVDYIQVARDTIRRIGYDNTDYGIDYKGCAVLVAYDKQSPDIAQGVDRKSEDYLNQGAGDQGLMFGYACDETPDLMPAPIWYAHRLVQRQSELRKDGRLPWLRPDAKSQVTFRYVDGRPVEVDTVVLSTQHAPEISQSAIHEAVIEDIIKPSFPEGLITPRTKFLVNPTGRFVIGGPQGDCGLTGRKIIVDTYGGACPHGGGAFSGKDPSKVDRSAAYAARYVAKNVVAAGLARQCQVQVSYAIGVAEPINITVYTEGTGVIPDEQIAKLVREHFDLRPKGIVNMLDLLRPIYAKTAAYGHFGRAEPEFSWEATDKALELKKSA, from the coding sequence GTGGCCAACAACGATTTTCTCTTCACTTCCGAATCCGTCTCGGAAGGGCATCCGGACAAGGTCGCCGACCAGATCTCCGACGCCATCCTCGACGCCATCTTCACGCAAGACCCCAACGCCCGGGTGGCGGCCGAGACGCTGTGCAACACCGGCCTGGTCGTGCTGGCCGGTGAAATCACCACCACCGCCAATGTCGACTACATCCAGGTGGCACGCGACACTATTCGCCGCATCGGCTACGACAACACCGATTATGGCATCGACTACAAGGGTTGCGCGGTGCTGGTGGCGTACGACAAGCAATCGCCCGACATCGCCCAGGGCGTCGACCGCAAGTCCGAAGACTACCTGAACCAGGGCGCGGGCGACCAGGGCCTGATGTTCGGCTACGCGTGCGACGAAACCCCCGACCTGATGCCGGCGCCCATCTGGTACGCGCACCGCCTGGTGCAGCGCCAGAGCGAGCTGCGCAAAGACGGCCGCCTGCCGTGGCTGCGCCCCGACGCCAAGTCGCAGGTCACGTTCCGCTATGTCGACGGCCGTCCGGTCGAGGTCGACACCGTGGTGCTGTCGACCCAGCACGCGCCCGAGATCTCGCAGTCGGCCATCCACGAAGCCGTCATCGAAGACATCATCAAGCCCAGCTTCCCCGAAGGCCTGATCACGCCGCGCACCAAGTTCCTGGTGAACCCCACCGGCCGCTTTGTCATCGGCGGCCCGCAGGGCGACTGCGGCCTCACCGGCCGCAAGATCATCGTCGACACCTACGGCGGCGCGTGCCCGCACGGCGGCGGCGCCTTCTCGGGCAAAGACCCGTCCAAGGTCGACCGCTCGGCCGCCTATGCGGCGCGCTACGTGGCCAAGAACGTCGTGGCCGCCGGCCTGGCGCGCCAGTGCCAGGTGCAGGTCAGCTACGCCATCGGCGTGGCCGAACCCATCAACATCACGGTGTACACCGAAGGCACGGGCGTCATTCCCGACGAGCAGATCGCCAAGCTGGTGCGCGAGCACTTCGACCTGCGTCCCAAGGGCATCGTCAACATGCTCGACCTGCTGCGTCCCATCTACGCCAAGACGGCGGCCTACGGGCATTTCGGCCGCGCCGAACCCGAGTTCTCGTGGGAAGCCACCGACAAGGCGCTGGAGCTGAAGAAAAGCGCCTGA
- a CDS encoding lysophospholipid acyltransferase family protein: protein MLLALFRALALLPLPLLHATGRLLGLLVYACPGRYRRRLRANAAQAGYSDAAFARRAAAETGAMILEMPKVWFRNAESLASTGSDDLAVVDAARAEGRGILFLTPHLGCFEISARYIAARNIPLTVMFRPPRIAALAPLLDTARNTSGVKAVPANLNGVREFVRALRRGESVGLLPDQAPGEGDGVWAPFFGRMAYTVTLPGRLATQAGVPVILVAGERLPRGRGWRVHFMRVPGPLPADPQAQAALFNATMEQLIRRIPHQYLWSYNRYKIPRGAPPAPPVPSDTPAHD from the coding sequence ATGCTGCTAGCCCTGTTCCGCGCCCTTGCCCTGCTTCCCCTGCCGCTGCTGCACGCCACCGGGCGCCTGCTGGGCCTGCTGGTATATGCCTGCCCGGGCCGCTACCGGCGGCGGCTGCGGGCCAACGCGGCCCAGGCGGGCTATTCTGACGCCGCCTTCGCGCGGCGCGCTGCCGCCGAAACCGGCGCCATGATCCTGGAAATGCCCAAGGTGTGGTTCCGCAATGCCGAGAGCCTGGCCAGCACGGGGTCGGATGACCTCGCCGTGGTCGATGCCGCCCGCGCCGAAGGCCGCGGCATTCTGTTCCTGACGCCTCACCTGGGTTGCTTCGAGATTTCCGCGCGCTACATAGCGGCGCGCAATATTCCGCTGACCGTCATGTTCCGCCCGCCGCGCATCGCCGCGCTGGCGCCCCTGTTGGACACCGCGCGCAATACCTCGGGCGTGAAGGCGGTGCCGGCCAACCTTAACGGGGTGCGCGAATTCGTGCGCGCGCTGCGCCGCGGCGAATCGGTGGGCCTGCTGCCCGACCAAGCGCCCGGCGAAGGCGACGGCGTATGGGCGCCCTTCTTCGGTCGCATGGCCTACACCGTCACGCTGCCCGGCAGGCTGGCGACGCAGGCGGGGGTTCCGGTCATCCTGGTGGCGGGCGAGCGCCTGCCGCGCGGGCGCGGCTGGCGGGTGCATTTCATGCGCGTGCCCGGGCCCTTGCCGGCCGACCCGCAAGCCCAGGCGGCGCTCTTTAACGCCACCATGGAACAACTGATCCGCCGCATTCCACATCAGTATCTGTGGAGCTACAACCGCTACAAGATTCCGCGCGGCGCGCCGCCCGCGCCGCCTGTACCTTCCGACACCCCTGCCCATGACTGA
- a CDS encoding lysophospholipid acyltransferase family protein has translation MTDFKTRALASLFAWFGRMRPATRQRIGAALGWLTPRLARSRARIVRLNLRLCFPDQPEHVREQWLREHFRALAQTIIDRGVLWYGSPDAIRDLVTQNGADRINALIAQGRPVLLLAPHFVALDAAATRLTMEVPSSATMYTPQSDPAVDAIVRDGRARFNEVFLVSRKDGVRELIRHLRAPRPVYYLPDMDFGRSGAVFVPFFGVQAATLLATAQLARKWDAAVLPVIDFWDPASGRYHVEVLPPLEDFPGEGSLEDATARLNREIEAWVRRCPSQYYWVHRRFKTRPLGEAKFY, from the coding sequence ATGACTGACTTCAAGACGCGCGCCCTGGCCTCGCTGTTTGCCTGGTTCGGCCGCATGCGCCCGGCTACGCGCCAGCGCATCGGCGCCGCCCTGGGCTGGCTGACCCCGAGACTGGCCCGCTCGCGCGCGCGCATCGTGCGCCTGAACCTGCGGCTGTGCTTTCCCGACCAGCCCGAGCATGTGCGCGAACAATGGCTGCGCGAACACTTTCGCGCCCTGGCGCAGACCATCATCGATCGCGGCGTGCTGTGGTACGGCAGCCCCGACGCCATCCGCGACCTGGTCACCCAGAACGGCGCCGACCGCATCAACGCCCTGATCGCCCAGGGCCGCCCCGTGCTCCTGCTGGCGCCCCATTTCGTGGCGCTCGACGCGGCGGCCACCCGGCTGACCATGGAAGTGCCCAGCAGCGCCACCATGTACACACCGCAAAGCGACCCGGCGGTCGATGCCATCGTGCGCGACGGGCGGGCACGCTTTAACGAGGTCTTCCTGGTCAGCCGCAAAGACGGCGTACGCGAACTCATCCGCCACCTGCGGGCGCCGCGTCCGGTGTACTACCTGCCCGACATGGACTTCGGGCGCAGCGGCGCGGTGTTCGTGCCGTTTTTCGGCGTGCAGGCGGCCACGCTGCTTGCCACCGCCCAGTTGGCCCGCAAATGGGATGCCGCCGTGCTGCCCGTCATCGACTTCTGGGATCCGGCCAGCGGCCGGTACCACGTCGAGGTGTTGCCTCCCCTGGAAGACTTTCCCGGCGAGGGTTCGCTGGAAGACGCCACTGCCCGCCTGAACCGCGAAATCGAGGCCTGGGTGCGGCGCTGCCCCAGCCAGTATTACTGGGTGCACCGGCGCTTCAAGACCCGCCCGCTGGGCGAGGCCAAGTTCTATTGA
- the dapF gene encoding diaminopimelate epimerase — protein MGDNRPMIWNFTKMHGAGNDFVVLDGVRQAIDITPERARALADRHFGIGADQILLVEPPTHPEADFRYRIFNADGSEVEHCGNGARCFVRFVHEQRLSSRNPLRAEIATGILVLDEGDDEQVTVDMGVTRFDPAALPFDTAGLASAAQGSDTLWQLDLPDAPPGLPRSVQVSAVAISNPHAVQQVDDVDAAPVAAIGPLIERHPRFARRVNAGFMQVLDRHSIRLRVYERGAGETLACGTGACAAVAAGIRRGLLDSPVRVHTRGGTLTVDWNGEHLRMTGPATSVFTGQVDIDKLVFSMALGR, from the coding sequence ATGGGCGATAATCGACCGATGATCTGGAACTTCACCAAAATGCATGGCGCGGGCAACGACTTCGTCGTGCTCGACGGCGTGCGCCAAGCCATCGACATCACGCCCGAGCGCGCGCGCGCCCTGGCCGACCGGCATTTCGGCATCGGCGCCGACCAGATCCTGCTGGTCGAGCCCCCCACGCACCCCGAGGCCGACTTCCGCTACCGCATCTTCAACGCCGACGGCTCCGAGGTCGAACACTGCGGCAACGGCGCGCGCTGCTTCGTGCGTTTCGTGCACGAGCAGCGGCTGTCCAGCCGCAATCCGCTACGCGCCGAAATCGCCACCGGCATCCTGGTGCTGGACGAAGGCGACGACGAACAAGTCACCGTCGACATGGGCGTCACCCGCTTCGACCCTGCCGCCTTGCCGTTCGACACCGCGGGCCTGGCTTCGGCCGCCCAGGGCAGCGACACCCTCTGGCAGCTTGACCTGCCCGACGCGCCCCCCGGCCTGCCGCGCAGCGTACAGGTGTCGGCCGTGGCCATCTCCAACCCCCACGCCGTACAGCAGGTCGACGACGTCGATGCCGCGCCGGTGGCCGCCATCGGCCCGCTGATCGAACGCCATCCGCGTTTCGCGCGGCGCGTGAACGCCGGCTTCATGCAAGTGCTCGACCGCCATTCCATCCGCCTGCGCGTGTACGAACGCGGCGCCGGCGAAACCCTGGCCTGCGGCACCGGCGCCTGCGCCGCGGTGGCGGCCGGCATCCGGCGCGGCCTGCTCGATTCGCCCGTGCGCGTGCACACACGCGGCGGCACGCTCACTGTCGACTGGAACGGTGAGCACCTGCGCATGACCGGCCCGGCCACGTCCGTCTTCACGGGCCAGGTCGACATCGACAAACTGGTTTTCTCCATGGCCCTCGGCCGCTAA
- a CDS encoding DUF484 family protein, which translates to MTDTAFTAQDVADFLQNNPDFFDQHAEVFATLQVPHPHGARAISLGERQILTLRERNRELEWRLNELAHHADSNEAIGERVSQWCCRLLGEAEPQHLPGEIALGLAEQFDLNHVALRLWNLPGQPPSGYGEPVSADVRAFADSLKAPYCGPDTEFEAAGWLDAKPRSLALVPLRLDPDQPSVGLLVLGSDDPERFTPEMGTVFLEAIGRLASATLRRLATPAAQG; encoded by the coding sequence ATGACCGATACCGCTTTCACCGCCCAGGACGTCGCGGATTTCCTGCAGAACAACCCCGATTTCTTCGACCAGCACGCCGAAGTGTTCGCCACCCTGCAGGTGCCGCATCCCCACGGCGCGCGCGCCATCTCACTGGGCGAACGGCAGATTCTCACCCTGCGCGAGCGCAACCGCGAACTCGAATGGCGCCTGAACGAGCTGGCCCACCATGCCGACTCCAACGAGGCCATCGGCGAGCGTGTATCGCAATGGTGCTGCCGCCTGCTGGGCGAAGCCGAGCCCCAGCACCTGCCTGGCGAAATCGCCCTGGGCCTGGCCGAGCAGTTCGACCTGAACCACGTCGCGCTGCGCCTGTGGAACCTGCCGGGCCAGCCTCCCTCGGGCTACGGCGAGCCGGTCTCGGCCGACGTACGCGCCTTCGCCGACAGCCTGAAGGCCCCCTATTGCGGCCCCGACACCGAATTCGAGGCGGCCGGCTGGCTCGACGCCAAGCCGCGCTCGCTGGCCCTGGTGCCGCTACGGCTGGACCCCGACCAGCCCAGCGTCGGGCTGCTGGTGCTGGGTTCCGACGACCCCGAGCGCTTCACCCCCGAAATGGGCACTGTGTTTCTCGAGGCCATCGGCCGCCTGGCTTCGGCCACGCTGCGCCGGCTGGCCACGCCCGCCGCCCAGGGCTAG
- the xerC gene encoding tyrosine recombinase XerC, whose protein sequence is MSHAEPAPPDTLPQPLDAWLQHLRAHRRYSPHTLDAYRRDLRQLAVLAQAAGLPLEQLANGHIRQFVARLHAQGLGPRSLARTLAAWRGFYQWWAPGAGLAGNPVAGVRAPKAARGLPKALSVEQAQALLDHATSRLATDPAGLRDRAMFELLYSSGLRLSELVGLDIRYERSADYESRSWLNLDDAEVVVLGKGGKRRAVPVGQAALTALRRWIDARPQLAAAAASAGDAAALFVGARGRRIAPRVVQLQLARLAQAAGLPAHVHPHVLRHSFASHVLQSAQDLRAVQEMLGHANISTTQIYTRLDFQHLAKAYDQAHPRAGRKS, encoded by the coding sequence ATGAGCCACGCCGAGCCCGCGCCGCCCGATACCCTGCCGCAGCCACTAGATGCCTGGCTGCAACATCTGCGGGCGCATCGGCGCTACTCGCCGCACACCCTCGACGCCTACCGGCGCGACCTGCGCCAGCTGGCCGTGCTGGCGCAGGCAGCGGGCCTGCCGCTCGAACAACTAGCCAACGGACACATTCGCCAGTTCGTGGCGCGGCTGCACGCGCAAGGGCTGGGGCCGCGCAGCCTGGCGCGCACGCTGGCGGCCTGGCGCGGTTTTTATCAATGGTGGGCGCCCGGTGCGGGCCTAGCCGGCAACCCGGTGGCCGGGGTACGCGCCCCCAAAGCCGCGCGCGGCCTGCCCAAGGCGCTGTCGGTCGAGCAGGCGCAGGCGCTGCTCGACCACGCCACCAGCCGGCTCGCCACCGATCCGGCCGGCCTGCGCGACCGCGCCATGTTCGAGCTGCTGTACTCCAGCGGCCTGCGGCTGTCCGAACTGGTGGGGCTAGACATTCGCTACGAACGCTCGGCCGATTACGAATCGCGCAGCTGGCTGAACCTGGACGATGCCGAAGTGGTGGTGCTGGGCAAGGGCGGCAAGCGCCGCGCGGTGCCGGTGGGCCAGGCCGCGCTGACTGCCTTGCGGCGCTGGATCGACGCGCGCCCGCAACTGGCCGCGGCCGCGGCGTCCGCCGGCGATGCCGCGGCGCTGTTCGTGGGCGCGCGCGGCCGGCGCATCGCGCCGCGCGTCGTACAGCTGCAGCTGGCCAGGCTGGCCCAGGCCGCCGGCCTGCCGGCCCACGTGCACCCCCACGTCCTGCGCCACAGCTTCGCCAGCCATGTACTGCAGTCGGCGCAAGACCTGCGGGCTGTGCAGGAAATGCTGGGCCACGCCAACATCTCGACCACGCAGATCTACACCCGGCTCGACTTCCAGCACCTGGCCAAGGCCTACGACCAGGCGCACCCGCGCGCCGGACGCAAGTCGTAG
- a CDS encoding TonB-dependent receptor domain-containing protein: protein MQIKPLPLAVAMSLGLAATAQAQQAQQAQQTQQAPTLAPITVSANPLGLDPDSMALPALVLSGDALIERRHDTLGNTLDGLPGIHSDTFGGGASRPVIRGQTAPRVKVLSDGSELMDASNISPDHAVTTEPLLADRIEVLRGPATLLYGGGAIGGVVNVLDRKIPTAVPEKGVEAEAEVRGATGTGERAGAVGITAGTGEFAVRVEGLKRRSDDYNVPDWPGGELEGSYSRSSQGTVGLSWITPRGYVGVAYTYLESKYGLPGHNHEYEGCHPHGTHLHCGGHDHDHDHDHDHEHGEEDPPYVKLRSNRVDLRAEYAEPFAGFEKIRFRGGLTDYQHQEIEGGEVGTTFKNRGYDARLELEHKPLYGWRGVVGIQNAYSDFSADGEEAFLPRSDTRSTGIFLLEEYKLGDWRFEVGARQDWQRISPEGDHPRSSQSGTSLSASAIWNFAPQYSVALSLSRSQRLPSAQELYADGVHLATNTYEIGNPDLGKETSRNIDLTLRKHEGDTTFSLSAFHNRVKNYIYANTLDQFEDFRLIEYTQRDAEFTGLEGEVRHQFTKVFSAAVFGDYVRGKLTGGGGNLPRIPAARLGVRADAKWRQWSGGVEYAHVFRQNDIASYESSTPGYDMVNAVVSYRGGLGADAAYEVYLRGTNLLDKLAYNHASFISKVAPLPGRSVLLGVRVTY from the coding sequence ATGCAGATCAAACCGCTACCGCTGGCCGTGGCAATGTCGCTGGGGCTGGCCGCTACCGCTCAAGCGCAACAGGCGCAGCAAGCACAACAGACCCAGCAGGCGCCCACGCTGGCGCCGATCACCGTATCGGCCAATCCCTTGGGCCTGGACCCCGACAGCATGGCGCTGCCGGCCCTGGTGCTGAGCGGCGACGCGCTGATCGAGCGCCGGCACGACACCTTGGGCAATACGCTCGACGGCCTGCCCGGCATTCATTCGGACACCTTTGGCGGCGGCGCCAGCCGGCCGGTGATCCGGGGCCAGACCGCGCCGCGCGTGAAGGTGTTGTCCGATGGCTCGGAGCTTATGGACGCGTCGAATATTTCGCCCGACCATGCCGTCACCACCGAGCCGCTGCTGGCGGACCGCATCGAAGTGCTGCGCGGCCCCGCCACGCTGCTGTACGGCGGCGGGGCGATTGGCGGCGTGGTCAATGTGCTGGACCGCAAGATTCCCACGGCGGTGCCGGAAAAGGGCGTGGAAGCCGAAGCCGAGGTGCGCGGCGCCACCGGCACCGGCGAGCGCGCGGGCGCCGTGGGCATTACGGCGGGCACGGGCGAATTCGCCGTGCGGGTCGAGGGCCTGAAGCGCCGGTCGGACGACTACAACGTGCCCGACTGGCCAGGCGGCGAACTGGAAGGCTCGTACAGCAGGTCGTCGCAAGGCACGGTGGGCCTGTCGTGGATCACGCCGCGCGGCTATGTGGGCGTGGCCTATACCTACCTGGAAAGCAAATACGGGCTGCCTGGGCACAACCACGAATACGAAGGGTGCCACCCCCACGGCACGCACCTGCATTGCGGCGGCCATGATCACGACCATGACCACGATCACGATCATGAGCACGGAGAGGAAGATCCGCCATACGTGAAGTTGCGCAGCAATCGCGTCGACCTGCGCGCGGAATATGCCGAGCCCTTCGCGGGGTTCGAGAAAATCCGTTTCCGCGGCGGGCTGACCGACTATCAGCACCAGGAAATCGAGGGCGGCGAAGTGGGCACCACGTTCAAGAACCGCGGCTACGACGCGCGCCTGGAGCTCGAACACAAGCCGCTGTACGGCTGGCGTGGCGTGGTGGGCATACAGAATGCCTACAGCGACTTCAGCGCCGACGGCGAAGAAGCCTTTTTGCCGCGCAGCGACACCCGTTCCACCGGCATCTTCTTGCTGGAAGAATACAAACTGGGCGACTGGCGCTTCGAGGTCGGCGCGCGCCAGGACTGGCAACGCATCTCACCCGAGGGCGACCACCCGCGTTCGAGCCAGTCGGGCACGTCGCTGTCTGCCTCGGCAATCTGGAACTTCGCGCCCCAGTACTCGGTTGCGCTGTCGTTGTCGCGCTCGCAGCGCCTGCCCTCGGCCCAGGAACTGTATGCCGACGGCGTGCACCTGGCCACCAATACGTATGAAATCGGCAACCCCGACCTGGGCAAGGAAACTTCGCGCAACATCGACCTGACGCTGCGCAAGCACGAGGGCGACACTACCTTCAGCCTGAGCGCGTTCCACAACCGGGTGAAGAACTACATCTATGCCAATACGCTGGATCAGTTCGAGGATTTCCGCCTGATCGAGTACACGCAGCGCGACGCGGAGTTCACCGGGCTTGAAGGCGAAGTGCGCCACCAGTTCACCAAGGTGTTCTCGGCCGCCGTGTTCGGCGACTATGTTCGTGGCAAGCTCACGGGCGGCGGTGGCAACCTGCCGCGCATCCCCGCCGCGCGACTGGGCGTGCGCGCCGACGCCAAGTGGCGCCAATGGTCGGGCGGCGTCGAGTATGCCCACGTGTTTCGCCAGAACGACATCGCCTCGTACGAGTCCAGCACCCCGGGCTACGACATGGTCAACGCCGTGGTCAGCTATCGCGGCGGGCTGGGCGCGGACGCTGCCTACGAAGTGTATTTGCGCGGCACCAACTTGCTGGACAAGCTGGCCTACAACCACGCGTCGTTCATTTCGAAAGTGGCGCCGTTGCCTGGCCGCAGCGTGCTGCTGGGCGTGCGCGTGACGTACTGA
- a CDS encoding nickel/cobalt transporter, with protein sequence MTFPRRSLPLLLLLLPLAAGAQGAHPFGVPESGGGMAGPDWLAALFGQVSAWQTHFYRQLTGAVRAWQAGGAAVWGLLGLSFAYGVFHALGPGHGKAVIASYVLANRQTARNGALLALLSALLQALVAIALVTVLAWLLNATASAMNQATRWLETASYALIVALGAWLVWQKAVRTWLHRAGPAHEHEQVQAEVQVQIHRHSHAHAHHDAGCGCGHAHAPAAEQVAGPLEWRKALSAILAMGLRPCSGALVVLVFALSQGVFAAGIAAALAMGLGTGLTVAALAVVAVLAGSAATRFGAGLSAQWAGRLRTLLEAAGALGILLLGLVLLGGRLAAATAAA encoded by the coding sequence ATGACGTTCCCGCGCCGCTCGCTGCCGTTGCTGTTGTTGTTGCTGCCCCTAGCGGCCGGGGCGCAGGGCGCGCATCCGTTCGGCGTGCCCGAAAGCGGCGGCGGCATGGCTGGCCCGGACTGGCTGGCAGCGTTGTTCGGCCAGGTGTCGGCCTGGCAGACGCATTTCTACCGCCAGTTGACCGGCGCCGTGCGCGCCTGGCAGGCAGGCGGCGCGGCGGTCTGGGGGTTGCTGGGCTTGTCGTTCGCGTATGGCGTGTTTCATGCGCTGGGCCCGGGCCACGGCAAGGCGGTCATTGCCTCGTATGTACTGGCCAACCGCCAGACGGCGCGCAATGGCGCGCTGCTTGCCCTGTTGTCGGCGCTGCTGCAGGCGCTGGTGGCGATTGCGCTGGTGACGGTGCTGGCCTGGCTGCTCAACGCCACCGCTTCGGCCATGAACCAAGCCACCCGCTGGCTGGAAACGGCCTCGTATGCGTTGATAGTGGCGCTGGGGGCATGGCTGGTGTGGCAGAAGGCCGTGCGGACCTGGCTGCATCGCGCCGGCCCGGCGCATGAGCATGAGCAGGTCCAGGCCGAGGTCCAGGTGCAGATACACAGGCACAGTCACGCCCATGCACACCATGATGCCGGCTGCGGTTGCGGCCATGCGCATGCCCCGGCCGCCGAACAAGTTGCCGGCCCGCTGGAATGGCGCAAGGCGCTTTCGGCCATTCTGGCCATGGGCCTGCGTCCGTGCAGCGGCGCGCTGGTCGTGCTGGTGTTCGCGCTGTCGCAGGGGGTTTTCGCGGCAGGCATCGCCGCAGCCTTGGCGATGGGGCTGGGCACTGGCCTGACCGTGGCCGCGCTTGCCGTCGTGGCGGTGCTGGCCGGCAGTGCCGCCACGCGCTTCGGCGCCGGGCTGTCGGCCCAGTGGGCAGGGCGCCTGCGCACCCTGCTGGAAGCCGCCGGGGCGCTGGGCATTCTGCTGCTGGGGCTGGTGCTGTTGGGCGGACGACTGGCCGCGGCCACCGCAGCCGCCTGA
- a CDS encoding DUF1007 family protein, producing MWIDARVRIAFDGQGRVAAIEQDWQFDEMFGAYTTQGLEKGPDGGLPAATLQGMARDWMRALGEPVSHYFTRLTIDGQALAFAAPRDAAVRWSPQDQRLSLSFTLPLAQPVAPGKQGLRVDIYDPTYFVAYAFDAPGAVALAGAPAGCAWAYQPPRALDWQTMQQLAAIPADPDALPEELFAITKGLTHRIEVACP from the coding sequence ATGTGGATCGACGCCCGCGTGCGCATTGCGTTCGACGGACAGGGCCGCGTGGCTGCCATCGAGCAAGACTGGCAGTTCGACGAGATGTTTGGCGCCTACACCACCCAGGGCCTGGAAAAAGGCCCTGACGGCGGCTTGCCGGCCGCAACCCTGCAGGGCATGGCGCGCGACTGGATGCGCGCGCTGGGGGAGCCGGTGTCGCACTATTTCACGCGCCTGACCATAGACGGCCAGGCTCTGGCCTTCGCCGCGCCGCGCGATGCCGCCGTGCGCTGGAGTCCGCAAGACCAGCGCCTGAGCCTGTCGTTCACGCTGCCGCTCGCACAGCCGGTGGCGCCGGGCAAGCAGGGGCTGCGGGTCGATATCTACGATCCCACTTATTTCGTGGCCTATGCCTTCGATGCGCCGGGCGCCGTAGCGCTGGCTGGCGCACCCGCGGGGTGCGCCTGGGCGTACCAGCCGCCGCGCGCGCTGGACTGGCAGACCATGCAGCAACTGGCTGCCATCCCCGCCGATCCCGATGCCTTGCCCGAAGAGTTGTTCGCCATTACCAAAGGGCTGACCCACCGCATCGAGGTGGCGTGCCCATGA
- a CDS encoding metal ABC transporter substrate-binding protein produces MHGFFAAQSRRRILMMLALGTACASAPAMARAAEPLRVVATFSVLGDMVREIGGPDVAVTTLVGPDGDAHEYEPTPQAARQLAGAAVLIENGLSFETWLPRLVKASGFAGRAVVASQGIAPRKLADAEHEHDHGDDHDHDAGHEHGHGDADGHAHGHGTGHRHHHGDLDPHAWQSLTNGAVYARNIGAGLAAADPEHAEAYRERAQAYIARIEALDARIRATFAAIPAARRQVVTSHDAFGYFGDAYGVRFIAVAGFSTDAEPSAADMARIVEQVKRERVPAVFVENITSPALVRQIARETGARVGGTLYSDALAPSGKPAATYLGMFEWNARQLSAALLPQ; encoded by the coding sequence ATGCATGGATTTTTCGCCGCGCAATCGCGGCGTCGCATACTGATGATGCTGGCCCTGGGTACCGCTTGCGCGTCCGCGCCAGCGATGGCGCGCGCCGCCGAACCCCTGCGCGTGGTGGCCACGTTCTCGGTGCTGGGCGATATGGTGCGCGAGATCGGCGGACCCGACGTCGCTGTGACTACGCTGGTGGGGCCTGACGGCGATGCGCACGAATACGAGCCCACGCCACAGGCCGCGCGGCAACTGGCCGGCGCAGCTGTGCTGATCGAGAACGGCCTGAGCTTCGAGACCTGGCTGCCGCGGCTGGTGAAGGCGTCAGGCTTCGCCGGGCGTGCCGTGGTGGCCTCGCAGGGCATCGCGCCGCGTAAGCTGGCCGACGCGGAACACGAACACGATCACGGCGACGACCATGACCACGATGCCGGCCATGAGCATGGCCACGGCGACGCCGACGGGCATGCGCACGGCCACGGAACCGGGCATCGCCACCATCACGGCGACCTGGACCCGCATGCCTGGCAAAGCCTGACCAATGGCGCGGTGTACGCCCGCAATATCGGCGCGGGCCTGGCCGCCGCTGATCCGGAGCACGCTGAGGCCTATCGTGAGCGGGCCCAGGCCTATATTGCCCGCATCGAGGCCCTGGACGCCCGGATCCGTGCAACCTTTGCAGCGATTCCCGCGGCGCGCCGGCAGGTGGTGACCTCGCACGACGCGTTCGGCTATTTCGGCGACGCCTATGGCGTGCGCTTCATTGCCGTGGCCGGGTTCTCGACCGATGCCGAACCATCGGCCGCCGACATGGCGCGCATTGTCGAGCAGGTCAAGCGCGAGCGGGTGCCGGCGGTGTTCGTCGAGAACATCACCAGTCCGGCGCTGGTGCGGCAGATCGCGCGCGAAACCGGCGCCAGGGTGGGCGGTACGCTTTATTCCGATGCACTGGCGCCTTCCGGAAAGCCGGCCGCCACCTATCTGGGAATGTTCGAATGGAACGCGCGCCAGCTCTCTGCTGCCTTGCTGCCGCAATAA